A stretch of Brassica rapa cultivar Chiifu-401-42 chromosome A08, CAAS_Brap_v3.01, whole genome shotgun sequence DNA encodes these proteins:
- the LOC103836174 gene encoding disease resistance protein RPS5 — translation MSGFVTSVLDQAFTHLCSCFGVEVNYVWNLEKNLAALEDTMKVLRARRADVLTKVQRQESEGLQRLNEVEVWLTSVEDIQNQVYDLLLPSRDELEKLCLCGLCTKNLSPSHRYGKRVFEMLKKVEVLESKGVFEVVAGQPTIAVAVEMPLPSTIVGQEKMLKRAMEHLMDAGTGIMALYGMGGVGKTTLLEQINNKFVEHPVDGVEIVIFVVVSSELRVEMIQDAIAEKLGFRMEEWKQKEKRHKVTDLYNCLKTKKFILLLDDIWKEVDLKEIGVPFPTMENGCKVVFTTRSREVCGHMGVDDPMEVECLGSEEAWDLFRGKVGKKTLESHPDILEVACQVARECRGLPLALNIIGKNMASKRTVEEWERAIDTLASSAAEFPGMEDQILPVLRYSYDSLKGEHVKSCFQYCALYPEDWPIQKEKLVDYWICEGFIDDKKGRKKAKNQAYGIIGTLVEACLLTEEVEGETKVKMHDVVREMALWIASDFGMDKERCIVKAGFRLREVPTVENWRSVRRMSLIYNEIESISESPNCPELTTLLFQKNEILNISGEFFKSMPKLVVLDLRDNKLFDGVPEEISKLVSLRHLDLSYNKGIKRLFAGLLELRKLIYLNLERTGLESISGISTLASLRTLRLQHNQMSQDVNVMEELHLLEHLEVLTIDIWSTLVANQLFNSYRAANAIQAITIRCLEEKSILSLPNMAVLSALDIEKSEMVEINVKRSTSSLNKSPTTTVSFPNLSRVQLCACHGLKDLTWLLFAPNLKILNVENSTQVEDIINKEKAANILTEKEEVTIIPFQKLERFRVYDLPELKSIYWSPLPFPRLKKFRIDKCPNLRKLPFDSKSCSSAGEELVIHSGEQDWIDKVEWEDEETKERFPRSIGPSETEAVLKILIELSSTFAST, via the exons ATGAGTGGTTTTGTCACGAGTGTCCTTGATCAGGCGTTTACCCATCTGTGTAGCTGCTTTGGCGTTGAAGTCAATTATGTTTGGAACCTTGAGAAGAATCTGGCGGCTCTAGAGGACACCATGAAGGTACTCAGAGCAAGGCGAGCGGATGTGCTGACAAAGGTGCAGAGGCAAGAAAGCGAGGGTCTACAAAGGCTTAACGAAGTTGAGGTATGGCTTACGAGTGTTGAGGATATCCAAAACCAAGTCTATGATTTGCTTCTTCCTAGTAGAGATGAACTTGAAAAGTTGTGTCTTTGTGGTCTTTGTACGAAAAACTTGAGCCCAAGTCATAGATACGGGAAAAGGGTTTTCGAGATGCTGAAAAAAGTCGAAGTTTTAGAATCTAAAGGAGTGTTTGAAGTGGTGGCTGGGCAACCTACGATAGCTGTGGCAGTGGAGATGCCTTTACCATCGACAATTGTTGGTCAAGAAAAAATGCTCAAAAGGGCAATGGAGCACCTCatggatgctggaacagggatTATGGCTCTCTATGGAATGGGTGGAGTAGGAAAAACAACTCTTCTGGAAcaaataaacaataaatttGTTGAGCACCCAGTTGACGGGGTCGAAATTGTTATCTTTGTTGTGGTGTCCAGCGAGCTACGGGTTGAGATGATTCAAGATGCGATTGCTGAGAAACTAGGCTTTCGTATGGAGGAGtggaaacaaaaagagaaacgCCATAAGGTCACTGATTTATACAATTGTTTGAAGACAAAGAAATTTATCTTGTTATTAGATGATATTTGGAAGGAAGTGGATTTAAAAGAAATCGGAGTCCCATTTCCGACAATGGAAAATGGATGCAAAGTAGTATTCACCACTCGTTCTAGGGAAGTATGTGGCCATATGGGGGTTGATGATCCAATGGAAGTTGAGTGTTTGGGATCTGAAGAAGCTTGGGATTTGTTCCGTGGCAAAGTTGGGAAAAAAACATTAGAAAGCCACCCAGATATTCTTGAGGTCGCTTGTCAAGTTGCCAGAGAATGCCGTGGTTTACCATTGGCGCTGAATATCATCGGCAAAAATATGGCGTCCAAGAGGACGGTGGAAGAATGGGAGCGAGCAATCGACACTCTTGCTTCTTCTGCTGCAGAGTTTCCAGGTATGGAAGACCAGATTCTTCCAGTCTTGAGGTATAGCTACGATAGCCTCAAGGGTGAGCATGTCAAGTCATGTTTTCAATATTGCGCTCTATATCCAGAAGATTGGCCAATACAAAAGGAGAAGTTGGTAGATTACTGGATATGCGAAGGATTTATAGACGACAAGAAAGGTAGAAAAAAGGCTAAAAATCAGGCTTATGGGATAATTGGTACCCTTGTCGAGGCTTGTTTACTGACCGAAGAGGTAGAAGGAGAAA CAAAGGTGAAAATGCATGATGTGGTCCGTGAGATGGCATTGTGGATAGCATCTGACTTTGGGATGGATAAAGAGAGATGTATCGTGAAAGCTGGTTTTCGTTTGCGTGAAGTACCAACGGTGGAGAACTGGAGATCTGTGAGAAGAATGTCTTTGATTTACAACGAGATTGAAAGTATATCTGAAAGTCCCAACTGCCCTGAGCTTACAACTCTGCTCTTCCAAAAAAATGAGATTTTGAATATCTCAGGTGAATTTTTCAAGTCCATGCCCAAGTTAGTCGTATTGGATCTAAGAGATAATAAACTTTTCGATGGAGTTCCAGAGGAAATATCCAAGTTGGTCTCCTTGCGACATCTCGACTTGTCATATAATAAAGGCATAAAGCGATTGTTTGCAGGCTTACTAGAGCTAAGAAAACTGATATATTTGAATTTGGAGCGAACGGGACTGGAGAGTATTTCGGGGATATCAACTTTGGCGAGTTTGAGGACACTCCGACTACAACATAACCAAATGTCGCAAGATGTCAACGTAATGGAGGAACTGCATCTCTTAGAACATTTAGAAGTGTTGACCATAGATATTTGGTCAACTTTGGTTGCAAATCAACTGTTTAATTCTTACAGAGCAGCAAATGCTATTCAAGCGATAACTATTCGTTGCCTTGAGGAGAAATCAATATTAAGTCTTCCAAATATGGCGGTTCTCAGTGCGCTGGATATTGAGAAAAGTGAAATGGTGGAGATAAATGTCAAGAGGAGTACATCATCATTGAACAAAAGTCCAACAACAACTGTAAGCTTCCCAAACCTCTCTAGAGTGCAATTATGTGCTTGTCATGGTCTCAAGGACTTGACATGGCTTTTGTTTGCACCAAATCTTAAGATTCTTAACGTTGAAAATTCAACTCAAGTAGAGGATATAATCAACAAAGAAAAAGCTGCTAATATTCTCACAGAGAAAGAGGAAGTTACCATCATTCCTTTTCAGAAACTAGAGCGTTTTCGAGTGTATGATTTGCCAGAGTTGAAGAGCATCTACTGGAGTCCTCTCCCTTTCCCACGTTTGAAGAAATTCAGGATAGATAAGTGTCCAAATCTGAGAAAGCTTCCATTTGATTCTAAAAGTTGCAGCAGCGCGGGTGAAGAGCTTGTCATCCACAGTGGAGAACAGGACTGGATAGATAAGGTTGAGTGGGAGGACGAAGAGACTAAAGAGCGTTTCCCACGTTCCATCGGTCCTTCCGAAACTGAAGCAGTTCTCAAAATTCTGATAGAACTCTCTTCTACTTTTGCATCTACTTGA